From the genome of Labedella gwakjiensis:
CCGGTTCCTGGACGACGCGATCGAGATCGACGTCGACGCCCTCTACGACGGCGAAGAGCTCTACATCGGTGGCGTCATGGAACACATCGAGGAGGCCGGCATCCACTCGGGCGACTCGAGCTGCACCCTTCCGCCCGTGACCCTCGGCAAGGCCCAGATCGACCGGGTGCGTGACGCGACGCTCGAGATCGCCAAGGGGGTCGGCGTCCGCGGACTCCTCAACGTGCAGTTCGCGATCGCGCAGGGAGTGCTCTACGTGCTCGAGGCCAATCCGCGTGCCTCGCGCACGGTGCCCTTCGTCTCCAAGGCTCTCGGGATCCCTCTCGCGAAGGCGGCGTCGCTCATCATGACGGGGTCGACGATCCGCGGTCTCGTCGGATCCGGGCTCCTCCCGGCCGTCGACGGCTCACTCGTCCCGATGGACTCGCCCGTCTCCGTCAAGGAGGCCGTGCTGCCGTTCAAGCGATTCCGCACGAAGAACGGCGACATCGTCGACTCCGTTCTCGGCCCGGAGATGCGCTCGACCGGCGAGGTCATGGGCATCGACCGCGACTTCCCGACGGCGTTCGCCAAGAGCCAGGAGGCCGCGTACGGCGGTCTCCCGCTCGAGGGCACGGTGTTCGTCTCCGTGTCGGATCGCGACAAGCGTTCGATCGTGCTCCCGGTGCTCCGACTCCAGGAACTCGGCTTCACGATCCTCGCGACCGTGGGAACGGCTGAGGTCCTGAGCCGCAACGGCATCCACACCACGCAGGTGCGGAAGTTCAGTGAGGGTGACGAGGCGGTCGTGGGGGAGCCGTCGATCGTCGATCTCATCAACCGGAACGAGGTGGACATCGTGATCAACACGCCGTCCGGCCGCTCGGCTCGCGCCGACGGCTACGAGATCCGCGCAGCCGCCGTCGCCGCCGACAAGCCGCTCTTCACGACCATCGCGCAGCTCACGGCCGCCGTCGCCTCGTTCGGCGCCATCCGGGACGGCTTCCAGGTGACGAGCCTGCAGGAGTACCAGCGGGAACGCGAGGCACGCGTGTGAGCTTCGGCGACCGACTGCTCGGCGTCTTCGACGACGTCGGCCGGCTCTGCGTCGGCATCGACCCGCACGAGAGCCTCCTCACCGCATGGGGGCTTCCCGTCGACGCCTCGGGAGTCCGCGACTTCGGCCTGAGGGTCGTCGAGGCCACAGCGGGTGTCGCGGGCATCGTCAAGCCGCAAGTGGCGTTCTTCGAACGATTCGGCTCTGCCGGGTTCGCGGCGCTCGAAGACGTCCTCGCCGCCGCGCGTTCCGCTGGGCTCCTCGTGATCGGTGACGTGAAGCGCGGAGAGATCGGGTCGAGCATGGCCGGCTACGCGGCCGCCTGGCTCACCGTCGGCGCGCCGCTCGAGGTGGACGCGCTGACCCTGAATCCCTACCTCGGCGTCGACGATCTGCACGACACGTTCGCCGCCGCGTCGTCGGCGGGGAAGGGCGCCTTCGTCCTCGCAGCGACGTCGAACCCCGCCGGCGCCCGCGTCCAATCGACCCGGTCACCCGACGGCCGGACGCTCGCCCGGACCGTCCTCGACGACGTGGCCTCGTGGAACAGGGGGACGGGCGACGCGCTCGGTCCCATCGGCGTCGTCATTGGCGCGACGGTCGACCTGGCGTCAGCAGGTCTCGGCGACGTCACAGCCGCCCTGCCGGTGCTCGCGCCTGGCTTCGGTCATCAGGGCGCTCACACAGGCGAGGCCCGGCAGATTTACGGGAACCTCTCCGGTGGCGTTATCGTAAGCGAATCACGCAGTCTCCTCCTGGCCGGTCCCGACGGGATCGAACACGCCATCGTCGAGCGAGCGGCGGAGGTGAGAGGAGCGCTGTGACGCAGGATTCGGGTCGTCGACCACCGGAGGTCGACCGCACCGCGGCGTCCCACGCCGCCGTCGCCGCACGTCGCGCTCGCGCCGCCGTGAAGGCGGCGGTGGCCGGTGGGACACGATCCTCCGTCGACGTGCTCGATGCAGCGACGTCCGATCCGGTCGGCGTCGAGGGACGTCTCCGCGTCACCGACCTCCTGCTGAGCGTCCCGGCGATCGGTCAGACGAAGCTCCCGCGCATCATGAACGAACTCGGGATCTCGCCGTCGAAGCGTCTCGGCGGCCTCGGGGTGCATCAGCGTCGCAAGCTCAAGTCCTTCCTCGCCGATCGCGAGTCCGTGAACCGCTCGCGCCGCCGCAGCCGGCTCGTCGTGCTCGCGGGGCCCACGGCGGTCGGAAAGGGCACCGTCGCCTCGTACATTCGCGACAACTATCCCGACGTGCTTCTCAGCGTGTCCGCGACCACACGGAAGCCGCGACCGGGCGAGGTCGAGGGCGTCAACTACTTCTTCGTGACGGACGAGGAGTTCGACCGCATGATCGCGGCGAACGAGCTCCTCGAGCACGCGACGGTCCACAACTCGCACCGCTACGGCACGCCCAGGGGACCGATCGACGAGGCGCTCGAGCGCGGAGACAGTGTCCTGCTCGAGATCGACATCCAGGGAGCGCGTCAGGTGCGGCGGCATATGCCCGAGGCGACCCTCGTGTTCCTCGTGCCTCCGTCGTGGGACGAACTCGTCCGTCGACTCATCGGTCGGGGCACCGAGGATGAGGCGGAACAGGCACGTCGGCTCGAGACGGCGCACATCGAATTGGCGGCTCAGGACGAGTTCGATCACCGCATCGTGAACTCCGACGTGGGCACCGCGGCCGCCGAGGTCGTAGACTTACTGGTGACCCGCGGATCCGCGACCTCGCGTTGATCGCTCTCGAGCAGCGTCCTCTGCTCTCCAGCCTCCTCGAATCCGCTCACGACTAACGCACCAGGAGTGTGAACAAACCATGGCCGATCGCCAAAAAGGAATCATCGATCCCCCCATCGACGAGTTGCTGTCGAAGGTGGACTCGAAGTACGCCCTCGTGATCTTCGCGTCGAAGCGCGCCCGTCAGATCAACGACTACTACGCCGACCTCCACGAGGGAAGCCTCTTCGACAACGTCGGCCCGCTCGTCGACTCGAACGTCGACGACAAGCCCCTCTCCGTCGCGATGCGCGAGATCAACGAGGACAAGCTGACCGTCCGCCCGCTGGCGGAATAGCCCCACCACGACGAGGGCCGGCGCCCGCGGGTGCCGGCCTTTCGTCGTCATATGCACCACCGGTGTCGGTCGATCCAGGCATGCTGGGAACGCCGACACATCGTCGAGCACCGAACCTTTCCCCGATGGAGACCATCCATGACCGTGCGTCGCCTGTTCACCTCCGAGTCCGTCACCGAGGGACACCCGGACAAGGTCTGCGACCAGATCTCCGATAGCATCCTCGATGCGCTCCTCACGGTCGATCCCGCGAGTCGGGTAGCCGTCGAGACCCTCGTGACGACCGGCCTCGTCCACGTCGCCGGTGAGGTGTCCACGACGGGGTACGTCGAGATCCCGCAGATCGTTCGCGACGTCGTCACCGGTATCGGGTACGACTCGTCCGAGACGGGCTTCGACGGCGCGTCGTGCGGCGTCTCCGTGTCGATCGGGCAGCAGTCTCCCGACATCGCCCAGGGCGTCGACGCCGCGTTCGAGTCGCGCGAGCAGTCGAGCATCGACGCGCGCGACGCGCAGGGAGCGGGCGACCAGGGCATCATGTTCGGCTTCGCGACGAACGAGACCCCGGAGCTCATGCCCATCCCCGTCTGGGTCGCCCATCGGCTCGCCGAGAAGCTCGCGTCCGTTCGGAAGAGCGGTGAGCTCGACTTCCTGCGCCCGGATGGCAAGACGCAAGCGACGATCGGCTACGACGGATCGACACCCCAGTCCGTCGAGACGATCGTGCTGTCCACCCAGCACGCCGCGGGCATCTCGACCGCCGACGTCCGGGCCGCTGTCACCGAGCACGTCATCCGCCCGGTTCTCGACACCGTCGATCTCGACACCTCCTCCACGCGCTTCCTCATCAACCCGACGGGCACCTTCGTCATCGGGGGCCCGAAGGGCGATGCGGGGCTCACGGGCCGGAAGATCATCATCGACACCTACGGCGGAGCGTCCCGCCACGGCGGTGGCGCATTCAGCGGCAAGGATCCGTCGAAGGTCGACCGATCGGCCGCGTATGCGATGCGATGGGTCGCGAAGAACGCCGTCGCCGCCGGTCTCGCCGAGAGGCTCGAGGTGCAGGTCGCGTACGCGATCGGCGCGGCCGCTCCCGTCGGCCTCTACGTCGAGAGTTTTGGCACCGGAACGGTGCCGGAGGAGAAGATCGCCGAGGCGATCCGCGAAGTCTTCGACC
Proteins encoded in this window:
- the gmk gene encoding guanylate kinase: MTQDSGRRPPEVDRTAASHAAVAARRARAAVKAAVAGGTRSSVDVLDAATSDPVGVEGRLRVTDLLLSVPAIGQTKLPRIMNELGISPSKRLGGLGVHQRRKLKSFLADRESVNRSRRRSRLVVLAGPTAVGKGTVASYIRDNYPDVLLSVSATTRKPRPGEVEGVNYFFVTDEEFDRMIAANELLEHATVHNSHRYGTPRGPIDEALERGDSVLLEIDIQGARQVRRHMPEATLVFLVPPSWDELVRRLIGRGTEDEAEQARRLETAHIELAAQDEFDHRIVNSDVGTAAAEVVDLLVTRGSATSR
- the pyrF gene encoding orotidine-5'-phosphate decarboxylase, with translation MSFGDRLLGVFDDVGRLCVGIDPHESLLTAWGLPVDASGVRDFGLRVVEATAGVAGIVKPQVAFFERFGSAGFAALEDVLAAARSAGLLVIGDVKRGEIGSSMAGYAAAWLTVGAPLEVDALTLNPYLGVDDLHDTFAAASSAGKGAFVLAATSNPAGARVQSTRSPDGRTLARTVLDDVASWNRGTGDALGPIGVVIGATVDLASAGLGDVTAALPVLAPGFGHQGAHTGEARQIYGNLSGGVIVSESRSLLLAGPDGIEHAIVERAAEVRGAL
- the rpoZ gene encoding DNA-directed RNA polymerase subunit omega is translated as MADRQKGIIDPPIDELLSKVDSKYALVIFASKRARQINDYYADLHEGSLFDNVGPLVDSNVDDKPLSVAMREINEDKLTVRPLAE
- the metK gene encoding methionine adenosyltransferase, with protein sequence MTVRRLFTSESVTEGHPDKVCDQISDSILDALLTVDPASRVAVETLVTTGLVHVAGEVSTTGYVEIPQIVRDVVTGIGYDSSETGFDGASCGVSVSIGQQSPDIAQGVDAAFESREQSSIDARDAQGAGDQGIMFGFATNETPELMPIPVWVAHRLAEKLASVRKSGELDFLRPDGKTQATIGYDGSTPQSVETIVLSTQHAAGISTADVRAAVTEHVIRPVLDTVDLDTSSTRFLINPTGTFVIGGPKGDAGLTGRKIIIDTYGGASRHGGGAFSGKDPSKVDRSAAYAMRWVAKNAVAAGLAERLEVQVAYAIGAAAPVGLYVESFGTGTVPEEKIAEAIREVFDLRPAAIIEDLDLLRPIYAQTAAYGHFGRELPDFTWERTDRVADLRAAAGL